In Leptotrichia hongkongensis, one genomic interval encodes:
- the glgP gene encoding glycogen/starch/alpha-glucan family phosphorylase, translated as MSYNFTDFLKKKNEKNLNEMTNQEIYYKLLEYVKERADEKTPNKSKKKIYYISAEFLIGKLLSNNLINLGIYKEVREELKAAGKNLSHIEEIEVEPSLGNGGLGRLASCFVDSMSTLGINGEGVGLNYHCGLFKQIFKNNEQTAEPNYWIEDQSWLRDTNIGYEVKFKNFSLHSKLKRIDILGYEKDTKNYLNLFDIESIDYNLIKNGISFDEENIEKNLTLFLYPDDSTKKGELLRIYQQYFMVSNAARLIIAEATEKGSNIHDLADYAFVQINDTHPSMVIPELIRIMTEEHNISFEEATEIVTKMTGYTNHTILAEALEKWPLDYLEEVVPNIVEIIKKLDKVIKAKYSDEKVQIIDNQNRVHMANMDIHFSSSVNGVAYLHTEILKNSELKEFYEIYPNKFNNKTNGITFRRWLESCNEDLADYLKELIGTGYLTDAENLKELLKYVDDKNVYEKLSQIKHENKIKLKKYLQHTQGIVIDENSIIDTQIKRFHEYKRQQMNALYVIKKYLDIKNGKLPERKITVLFGGKAAPAYIIAQDIIHLILCLSEIINNDSEVNKYLNVYLVENYNVGLAEKIIPATDISEQISLASKEASGTGNMKFMLNGALTLGTMDGANVEIHDLVGDENIYIFGKNSDDIIKLYETSGYVSKDYYKQDGIKEVVDFITSDKLLKVGNKERLERLQNELINKDWFMTLIDFEDYYNTKERMFKDYENKDLWYKKVINNIAKAGFFSSDRTIAQYENEIWKTKGTK; from the coding sequence GTGAGTTATAATTTTACAGATTTTTTAAAGAAAAAAAATGAAAAAAATTTAAACGAAATGACAAATCAAGAAATTTATTACAAATTACTGGAATATGTTAAAGAAAGAGCAGATGAAAAAACACCTAATAAATCTAAAAAGAAAATATACTATATTTCTGCAGAGTTCTTAATCGGAAAATTATTATCAAATAATTTGATTAATTTGGGAATTTACAAAGAAGTAAGGGAAGAATTGAAGGCAGCAGGAAAAAACTTGAGCCATATCGAAGAAATAGAAGTGGAACCTTCATTAGGAAATGGTGGACTTGGAAGACTTGCTTCGTGCTTTGTTGATTCAATGTCAACTTTAGGAATCAATGGAGAAGGAGTTGGACTTAACTATCACTGCGGACTATTTAAGCAAATTTTTAAAAACAATGAACAAACAGCTGAACCAAACTACTGGATAGAAGATCAAAGCTGGTTAAGAGATACAAATATTGGATATGAAGTGAAATTCAAAAACTTCAGTTTACATTCAAAATTAAAAAGAATTGATATTTTAGGATATGAAAAAGATACAAAAAATTATTTGAATTTGTTTGATATTGAAAGCATTGACTACAATTTGATAAAAAATGGAATATCATTCGATGAAGAAAATATTGAAAAAAATCTAACATTATTCCTATATCCTGACGACAGTACAAAAAAAGGGGAATTGTTACGTATTTATCAACAATATTTCATGGTGTCAAATGCAGCAAGATTGATTATTGCTGAAGCAACTGAAAAAGGAAGCAACATTCACGATTTAGCAGACTATGCATTTGTTCAAATTAACGATACGCATCCAAGTATGGTAATTCCTGAATTAATTCGTATTATGACAGAAGAGCATAATATTTCTTTTGAAGAAGCAACAGAAATTGTAACAAAAATGACAGGATACACAAATCACACAATTTTAGCAGAAGCATTGGAAAAATGGCCTCTAGACTACTTAGAAGAAGTTGTGCCGAACATTGTTGAAATTATAAAAAAATTGGATAAAGTCATAAAAGCTAAATATTCAGATGAAAAAGTACAAATTATAGATAATCAAAACAGAGTTCACATGGCAAATATGGATATTCATTTTTCTTCAAGTGTAAACGGAGTTGCTTATTTGCATACTGAAATCTTGAAAAATAGTGAACTTAAAGAATTTTATGAAATTTATCCAAACAAATTTAACAACAAAACAAATGGTATCACATTCAGAAGATGGCTTGAAAGCTGTAACGAAGACTTGGCAGACTATTTGAAAGAATTAATTGGTACAGGATATTTAACAGATGCTGAAAATCTAAAAGAACTTTTAAAATATGTTGATGATAAAAATGTTTATGAAAAATTATCACAAATTAAACACGAAAATAAAATTAAATTGAAAAAATATTTACAACATACACAAGGAATCGTTATTGACGAAAACAGTATCATTGATACTCAAATTAAGAGATTCCACGAATATAAACGTCAACAAATGAACGCTTTGTATGTAATTAAAAAATATTTAGACATTAAAAATGGAAAATTACCAGAAAGAAAGATAACAGTATTATTTGGTGGAAAAGCTGCACCAGCCTACATCATTGCTCAAGACATAATCCACTTAATACTTTGTCTATCAGAAATAATAAACAATGATTCAGAAGTAAACAAATACTTAAATGTTTACCTAGTTGAAAACTATAATGTAGGATTAGCTGAAAAAATTATTCCAGCAACAGATATTTCTGAGCAAATCTCGCTTGCTTCAAAAGAAGCCAGTGGAACTGGAAATATGAAATTTATGCTAAATGGAGCATTGACTCTTGGAACAATGGATGGAGCTAATGTGGAAATTCACGATCTTGTAGGCGATGAAAATATCTATATTTTTGGAAAAAATAGTGATGATATAATCAAATTATACGAAACATCAGGTTATGTTTCAAAAGATTACTACAAGCAAGATGGTATAAAAGAAGTAGTTGATTTCATAACTTCAGACAAATTATTAAAAGTAGGAAATAAAGAAAGATTAGAAAGACTTCAAAATGAATTAATAAACAAAGACTGGTTTATGACATTAATCGACTTTGAAGATTACTACAACACAAAAGAAAGAATGTTTAAAGACTATGAAAATAAAGACTTGTGGTACAAAAAAGTAATAAACAACATAGCAAAAGCAGGATTCTTCTCATCAGATAGAACAATCGCACAATATGAAAATGAAATTTGGAAAACTAAAGGAACTAAATAA
- the dapD gene encoding 2,3,4,5-tetrahydropyridine-2,6-dicarboxylate N-acetyltransferase, with protein MTELEKSKAIIQYIADAKKTTPVELYTDEDIKNAYSCKVIGKEGLKIVFGDWEEIEKIISENNLNNYYLKNDRRNSGVPMLDIKNINARIEPGVFIRDKVTIGDRAVIMMGAVINIGAEIGEGTMIDMNVVLGGRAKVGKNCHIGAGAVLAGVIEPPSADPVVIEDDVVIGANAVVLEGVRVGKGSVVAAGAIVTENVPEGVVVAGTPARIIKGVDAKTASKTELVDALRNI; from the coding sequence ATGACTGAATTGGAAAAATCAAAGGCGATTATTCAATATATTGCTGATGCCAAGAAGACCACACCTGTGGAACTTTATACAGATGAAGACATAAAAAATGCTTATTCTTGTAAAGTAATAGGAAAAGAAGGCTTAAAGATAGTTTTTGGAGATTGGGAAGAAATTGAAAAAATTATTAGTGAAAATAATCTTAATAATTATTATCTGAAAAATGATAGAAGAAATTCTGGTGTTCCTATGCTTGATATTAAAAATATTAATGCAAGAATTGAGCCAGGAGTGTTTATTCGTGATAAAGTAACCATTGGAGACAGAGCTGTTATAATGATGGGAGCTGTTATAAATATCGGTGCTGAGATTGGTGAAGGAACAATGATTGATATGAACGTTGTACTTGGTGGACGTGCAAAAGTTGGTAAAAATTGTCACATTGGTGCAGGAGCTGTACTTGCAGGAGTTATTGAGCCACCTTCGGCAGATCCAGTAGTTATTGAAGACGATGTAGTTATTGGAGCGAATGCTGTTGTACTGGAAGGTGTAAGAGTAGGAAAAGGTTCGGTTGTTGCAGCTGGAGCGATTGTTACAGAAAACGTGCCAGAAGGTGTTGTTGTAGCTGGAACGCCTGCTAGAATCATAAAAGGTGTAGATGCAAAGACTGCTTCAAAAACAGAATTAGTTGATGCTTTGAGAAATATTTAG